In Aquimarina sp. TRL1, a single window of DNA contains:
- a CDS encoding VOC family protein, with protein MKKSILILFLALLAFNCTENKQNNEQIEELRQLRAELDSLNKLKRENSNTMKEQIATFLTFQKENAEQAMNFYIGLFDNSKIVDLKRWEKEGPGKEGTIMHATFHLNGNLFMCSDSPAIHDWGFTPAVSNYVECEDESQLQYLFTKLSENGNVMMPLNNYGFSQKFGFVEDQFGISWQLNLQ; from the coding sequence ATGAAAAAAAGTATATTAATCCTATTCTTAGCTTTACTAGCATTCAATTGTACTGAAAATAAGCAAAATAATGAACAAATTGAGGAATTGAGGCAATTACGTGCTGAACTTGACAGCTTAAATAAATTAAAAAGAGAAAACTCAAATACTATGAAGGAACAAATCGCAACATTCTTAACATTCCAAAAAGAAAATGCAGAACAGGCTATGAACTTTTATATAGGACTGTTTGACAATTCCAAAATTGTTGACCTAAAACGTTGGGAAAAGGAAGGACCAGGAAAAGAAGGAACAATAATGCATGCCACATTCCATTTGAATGGAAACCTGTTTATGTGTAGTGACAGTCCGGCAATACATGATTGGGGTTTTACGCCTGCTGTTTCAAATTATGTAGAATGCGAGGATGAAAGTCAACTTCAATATTTGTTCACAAAACTATCTGAAAACGGTAATGTGATGATGCCATTGAACAATTATGGTTTCAGTCAAAAATTTGGATTTGTCGAAGACCAATTTGGGATCTCCTGGCAACTGAATTTGCAATAA
- a CDS encoding sensor histidine kinase, which yields MRKEMWYTNIRNSKTGQNILIGALLIVYAIIWSAVNYYIKYTYTTGGDVQFYRLDIHLILLCYCILTPIVLFPVIKYFDTKIYYPNIRQYILILLLAIFLTLIWSLIYFVLIRFIFSGGIGIPFNLILLNALDWEISFGIPIILLMLGYFYMHKNVTLRKQIDDHEKALLQNQLDLLNKGFEPHFLFNNLNILHHLVDVDKNEAKDFITDLAVLYRHIIKSNNQAIIPLSQEISFAKKYLNIINVKFNNCYQIRFIIDDFKNIFLVPNTLQVLIENFVKHNTCKEGEKLELTIEKRNETLIISNPKKVSKKPISTSNKTGLKSLVERYQLSLDEQVIIQDKDDIFTIIIPLIIENYPLNEDTHYRR from the coding sequence ATGAGAAAGGAAATGTGGTACACCAATATTCGAAATAGTAAAACCGGACAAAATATTTTAATTGGGGCGCTTCTAATTGTATATGCTATAATTTGGAGTGCCGTCAATTATTATATAAAGTATACATATACAACCGGAGGAGATGTCCAGTTTTATAGACTAGACATTCATTTAATTCTGCTATGCTATTGTATATTAACTCCAATCGTATTATTCCCGGTCATTAAGTATTTCGATACCAAAATCTATTACCCAAATATCCGGCAATACATTCTTATATTACTCTTAGCCATATTTCTTACACTAATTTGGTCTCTCATTTATTTTGTGCTTATTAGATTTATCTTTTCCGGAGGCATCGGTATCCCATTCAATTTGATATTACTTAATGCACTTGACTGGGAAATATCCTTTGGAATTCCGATTATACTTTTAATGCTCGGCTATTTTTATATGCATAAAAATGTAACACTACGAAAACAGATAGACGATCATGAAAAAGCACTATTACAAAATCAACTCGATTTGCTCAACAAAGGTTTTGAACCTCATTTTTTATTCAATAATCTAAATATATTGCATCATCTGGTAGATGTAGATAAAAACGAGGCGAAAGATTTTATAACAGACCTTGCTGTTTTATACCGTCATATCATAAAATCAAATAATCAAGCTATCATTCCGCTAAGTCAGGAAATTAGTTTCGCTAAGAAATACCTGAATATTATTAATGTAAAATTCAACAATTGCTACCAAATCAGATTTATTATTGACGATTTTAAAAACATATTTTTAGTCCCTAATACGCTCCAGGTTCTAATTGAGAATTTCGTAAAGCACAATACCTGTAAGGAGGGCGAAAAACTAGAATTGACAATTGAAAAACGAAACGAAACATTGATCATAAGCAACCCTAAGAAAGTGTCAAAGAAACCTATATCAACCTCTAATAAAACTGGATTAAAAAGCTTAGTTGAACGATATCAACTTAGTCTTGATGAACAAGTAATAATACAAGACAAAGACGATATATTTACCATCATTATTCCTTTAATTATCGAAAACTACCCCCTCAATGAAGATACTCATTATAGAAGATGA
- a CDS encoding nuclear transport factor 2 family protein, producing MKYSFLVISLIFFHFFTFGQTEEHAIKNTLLNYINGTSYNQPELIKKAFYAEADLFLDNKKDELWIVPIKKYQSWYENKKHGEFNGRIGNILSIDYNNTIASAKVEILFPDDNSRYIDLFLLKKIEKQWKIISKTAAKDKSSRASVADRILFIVSNAAYYGDSDIPTGNSFSELVNAYDTFKNAGFTVDFVSPKGGTIPLSYIDTSDSLSVQYLYNSDFMYALKNTNKPDEIIPANYKAVHYIGGGAAMFGVPENKEIQTLVMTIYEQHDGIVSSVCHGTAGIVNLKTREGNYLFKNKVVSGYPDSFEKQDAEYFRHFPFLIQKTLENRGAVFKFSPRNKAHVEVDGKLITGQNYLSSREVALKIIENLNEGKK from the coding sequence ATGAAATATTCTTTTTTAGTAATTAGTCTTATTTTTTTTCACTTTTTTACTTTCGGACAAACTGAAGAACATGCAATTAAAAATACCCTCCTGAATTATATAAATGGTACATCTTACAATCAACCTGAACTTATTAAAAAAGCATTTTATGCAGAAGCAGATCTCTTCTTAGATAACAAAAAAGACGAATTATGGATTGTGCCCATAAAAAAATATCAAAGCTGGTATGAAAATAAAAAACATGGGGAGTTCAATGGCCGAATCGGAAATATACTATCAATAGACTACAACAATACAATTGCTAGTGCAAAGGTAGAAATACTATTTCCTGATGATAATTCAAGATATATAGATTTATTTCTTTTAAAAAAGATAGAGAAGCAATGGAAAATTATCAGTAAAACAGCTGCAAAAGATAAAAGCAGTCGTGCATCTGTAGCAGACAGGATTTTATTTATCGTATCAAATGCGGCCTATTACGGAGATTCTGATATCCCTACAGGAAATAGCTTCTCCGAACTAGTAAATGCCTATGATACTTTCAAAAATGCCGGTTTTACAGTGGATTTTGTAAGCCCGAAAGGGGGAACTATCCCACTTTCATATATTGATACATCAGATTCATTGAGCGTACAATATCTATATAATTCCGATTTTATGTATGCTTTAAAAAACACAAACAAACCTGATGAAATCATTCCTGCTAATTATAAAGCCGTGCATTACATAGGTGGCGGAGCTGCGATGTTTGGAGTTCCGGAAAACAAAGAAATTCAAACATTAGTAATGACGATCTATGAGCAACATGATGGGATTGTATCGTCTGTCTGTCATGGAACAGCGGGAATTGTAAATCTAAAAACTAGAGAGGGTAATTATCTGTTTAAGAATAAAGTCGTTAGCGGGTATCCCGATTCATTCGAGAAACAAGATGCAGAATACTTTAGGCATTTTCCATTTTTAATTCAGAAAACATTAGAAAACCGAGGTGCTGTTTTTAAATTCTCTCCCAGAAATAAAGCGCACGTAGAAGTCGATGGGAAGTTAATAACCGGGCAAAATTATTTGTCATCCAGAGAGGTCGCCCTAAAAATAATCGAGAATTTAAATGAAGGAAAAAAATAG
- a CDS encoding Crp/Fnr family transcriptional regulator has protein sequence MKPDITKIISFFETEYPLNREGLKELLDLFRTKELKKNTLILAANTEENQLRFLNKGVIREFYASANKETNINFYTKPQFITDLPSFINDTKTKKYQETLTPVELLVIDKNSFRNILKKYECGKSFIDLSFRKLLKQKELFEFNRITKSSEELYNELLIYKPNWLQTIPQYHIASYLNITPETLSRIRKRIS, from the coding sequence ATGAAACCAGATATAACCAAAATAATATCATTTTTTGAAACAGAATACCCCCTCAATAGAGAAGGCTTAAAAGAGTTATTAGATTTATTCCGCACAAAAGAGCTCAAAAAGAACACTCTGATTCTTGCTGCAAACACCGAAGAAAATCAGTTACGCTTTCTAAACAAAGGGGTTATTCGAGAATTTTATGCCTCTGCCAATAAAGAAACTAACATAAATTTTTATACAAAACCACAATTTATTACCGATTTGCCTTCGTTTATCAACGATACCAAAACAAAAAAATATCAAGAGACGTTAACCCCTGTAGAGTTGTTGGTTATTGATAAAAATTCGTTTAGAAACATCCTAAAAAAATACGAATGTGGAAAGTCATTCATTGATCTGTCTTTTCGAAAACTATTAAAGCAAAAAGAACTGTTTGAATTCAACAGAATAACCAAATCATCCGAAGAATTATATAACGAGCTTCTGATTTACAAACCAAATTGGTTACAAACGATTCCTCAGTATCACATAGCTTCTTACCTAAATATTACCCCTGAAACATTGAGCAGGATTCGCAAACGTATTTCTTGA
- a CDS encoding LytTR family DNA-binding domain-containing protein encodes MKILIIEDEIQSRKKVEDYIKRYDPSINIVLSTGSFKEAIHTLINHSIDLVLSDIEILDGNVFDLLTKTPVVCPFIFISAYDHYSFNALENHGFGYLLKPYTYEQFSKVMANYFTLKTKISGTNERNIEALQIFRDPDYRKRIVVQSGKGKVSILKVNLVKLIEIEGGVLFAHTESDKKFIIKETLTLSHIEATLSPKMFFRINKSQLINIEFISMYEQYGKNKVAIKLTGNKNSTLITSVNRTPLFKDWVRK; translated from the coding sequence ATGAAGATACTCATTATAGAAGATGAAATACAATCCCGAAAAAAGGTAGAAGATTATATAAAACGATATGATCCTTCCATAAATATAGTGTTGAGTACTGGTTCTTTTAAAGAAGCTATACATACACTTATTAATCATTCAATAGATTTAGTACTTTCGGACATTGAAATTTTAGACGGCAATGTTTTTGATTTATTAACTAAGACCCCTGTCGTTTGTCCTTTCATATTCATTTCTGCTTATGATCATTACTCATTTAACGCTCTTGAAAATCACGGTTTTGGTTATCTATTAAAACCATATACCTATGAACAATTTTCAAAAGTAATGGCAAACTACTTTACTTTAAAAACAAAAATTTCTGGCACAAATGAACGTAATATAGAAGCACTACAAATCTTTAGAGACCCCGATTATAGAAAGCGTATTGTAGTTCAGTCAGGAAAAGGAAAGGTAAGTATTCTAAAAGTAAACCTGGTTAAATTAATCGAAATTGAAGGAGGTGTTTTATTCGCGCATACTGAATCTGATAAGAAATTCATAATAAAGGAAACCTTAACGCTGAGTCATATCGAAGCAACCCTATCCCCAAAGATGTTTTTTAGAATCAATAAATCTCAACTCATCAATATTGAGTTTATCTCAATGTATGAGCAATACGGTAAGAATAAAGTGGCTATCAAATTAACTGGAAATAAAAACAGTACATTAATCACATCCGTTAATAGGACTCCCTTATTTAAAGATTGGGTTAGAAAATAA
- a CDS encoding serine hydrolase — protein MYNFKLTLFILIFSQVLLGQETPFTPRQLKDGWNTSNSLTGNKVLKKMDSLIASSHFKQITSIVIAHQGNLVFEKYYNGAKDSTLHNTRSATKTIAGTLIGCLIDDKKLTSEKEFASKYSKRKNIYYPDVRKDSITIEDLLTMSSSLECDDWNQLSRGNEERMYLVEDWVKFYWDLPIKGYPEWVTKPENSEYGRSFSYCTAGVVVLGDIINHISGNLDTYAKKSLFNKLGISNYHWQMTPINIPMTGGGLGLRSRDLLKFGQLYLNQGKWKGTQIISKDWVTKSTTPKAKFNVDREYKYGYLWWISDFGNEKAYYMTGTGGNKVVVFPDLDMVVVLTSSFYNGGMKSHNQTSKLLSEYIVPAIKK, from the coding sequence ATGTACAACTTCAAGCTAACACTATTTATACTCATTTTCTCTCAAGTACTTCTTGGACAAGAAACCCCTTTCACTCCCAGACAACTAAAAGATGGCTGGAATACAAGTAATTCCTTAACTGGGAATAAGGTTTTAAAAAAAATGGATAGCCTTATCGCTTCCAGTCATTTTAAACAAATCACCAGTATTGTTATTGCCCACCAAGGAAATTTAGTGTTCGAAAAATATTATAACGGGGCTAAAGATTCAACGCTTCACAATACCCGTTCTGCTACCAAAACGATTGCCGGAACTCTAATTGGTTGTTTAATTGATGATAAGAAACTGACATCCGAAAAGGAATTTGCTTCGAAGTATTCAAAAAGAAAAAACATCTATTACCCTGATGTCAGAAAAGATAGTATTACCATCGAAGATTTGCTTACAATGTCGTCATCATTAGAATGTGATGACTGGAATCAACTATCAAGAGGAAATGAAGAACGGATGTATTTAGTAGAAGATTGGGTAAAATTCTACTGGGATTTGCCTATAAAAGGATATCCTGAATGGGTAACAAAACCAGAAAATTCTGAATACGGAAGAAGTTTTAGTTATTGTACTGCCGGAGTGGTTGTCTTGGGGGATATTATAAATCATATTTCCGGTAATTTAGACACCTATGCAAAGAAATCATTGTTTAATAAATTAGGTATATCAAATTATCATTGGCAGATGACTCCAATAAATATCCCAATGACTGGCGGTGGATTAGGGCTTCGCAGTAGGGACTTACTCAAATTCGGTCAACTCTATTTAAATCAAGGTAAATGGAAAGGAACGCAAATAATTTCTAAAGATTGGGTAACTAAATCAACAACTCCCAAAGCAAAATTCAATGTAGATAGAGAATATAAATATGGTTATTTGTGGTGGATTTCAGATTTTGGTAATGAAAAAGCATATTATATGACAGGAACAGGTGGAAATAAAGTAGTTGTTTTCCCTGATTTAGATATGGTCGTTGTTCTGACTAGTTCGTTTTACAACGGAGGAATGAAATCTCATAATCAAACATCTAAACTACTAAGCGAATATATTGTACCAGCAATTAAAAAATAA
- a CDS encoding MBL fold metallo-hydrolase translates to MKIHHLRNATMVIETHNKVILVDPMLGKKGTAGPSFTLFRYKPKRNPILDLPINAMEIVKKTTHCLITHVHPDHLDKEAEKFLKSKNIPVICSFKDKKTLLKRRLNITQVINYWETSEFLGGTIEGIPAVHGYGFIAKPMGAVMGFYIRLPNEKTMYISSDTIYTDDVHKVLSEYKPEISIVASGRAQLDLFQPLLMKMEDIVTFVKNSPGKVIANHLEAVNHCPITRKQLTDELSRQGLIEKTLIPEDGQVMIFN, encoded by the coding sequence ATGAAAATACATCATTTGAGAAATGCTACTATGGTTATCGAAACCCACAACAAGGTAATTTTAGTAGATCCAATGCTTGGCAAAAAAGGAACCGCCGGTCCTTCCTTCACATTATTTAGGTATAAACCCAAACGAAACCCAATACTTGACCTGCCAATTAATGCAATGGAAATAGTGAAAAAAACTACACATTGTTTAATAACTCATGTACATCCCGATCATTTAGATAAAGAAGCCGAAAAGTTTTTAAAATCAAAAAACATTCCTGTGATATGCAGCTTTAAAGATAAAAAAACACTTCTTAAACGCCGGTTAAACATAACACAAGTAATTAATTATTGGGAAACTTCTGAGTTTTTAGGAGGAACAATCGAAGGTATCCCCGCGGTTCACGGCTACGGGTTTATAGCAAAACCAATGGGAGCTGTAATGGGGTTTTATATCCGATTGCCTAACGAAAAAACCATGTACATAAGTTCCGATACAATTTATACAGATGATGTTCACAAAGTACTATCTGAATACAAACCAGAAATTAGTATTGTAGCTAGTGGACGAGCTCAATTAGACCTTTTTCAACCATTATTAATGAAGATGGAGGACATTGTGACATTTGTTAAAAACTCCCCAGGAAAAGTAATAGCGAATCATTTAGAAGCTGTTAATCATTGTCCCATTACAAGAAAACAATTAACAGATGAATTGAGCAGGCAAGGATTGATAGAAAAGACATTAATCCCAGAAGATGGGCAGGTGATGATATTTAACTAA
- a CDS encoding AraC family transcriptional regulator, whose product MIKQLKEGQYFGELNHKLSFNGITVTDTEYTHDYVDWHSHENPYFTFLLQGKLIEENKKEKYTLSQGALLFHNWQDFHRNIKPPEFTRGAHIEINRNWAKKLNFDITNIEGSIKVQDSYSKNLVFKILLESKQSDNFNQASIELLLLQLLSRIKESNEKTDRKKPHWFKKLEELIYENSEERITLEQISNELKLHPVYLSRTFHKFYGKTFGQYCREIRLNKTLNAILTKKHTLTDIAYLMNYYDQSHMILEFKKHLKYTPKEVIKILG is encoded by the coding sequence ATGATTAAACAATTAAAAGAAGGACAATATTTTGGAGAGTTAAATCATAAGCTGAGTTTTAATGGAATCACAGTAACTGATACAGAATACACACATGACTACGTGGACTGGCACTCACACGAAAACCCTTATTTTACATTTTTACTTCAGGGCAAACTAATTGAAGAAAATAAAAAAGAAAAGTATACCTTATCTCAAGGGGCTCTTTTATTTCACAACTGGCAGGATTTTCATCGAAATATAAAACCTCCCGAATTTACGAGAGGAGCTCATATAGAAATCAATAGAAATTGGGCTAAGAAGTTGAATTTTGACATCACCAATATTGAAGGGAGCATAAAAGTTCAAGATTCATACTCCAAGAATCTTGTTTTCAAAATTTTACTCGAATCAAAACAATCAGATAATTTTAATCAAGCTAGTATTGAATTGTTACTATTACAGCTATTATCAAGAATTAAGGAATCGAATGAAAAGACCGATAGAAAAAAGCCTCACTGGTTTAAAAAACTCGAAGAATTGATTTACGAAAATTCAGAAGAGAGAATCACTCTTGAGCAAATAAGCAATGAACTGAAATTACATCCAGTATATCTTTCCAGAACATTTCATAAGTTCTATGGAAAAACTTTTGGTCAATATTGCAGAGAGATTAGATTAAATAAAACACTGAATGCTATTCTTACCAAAAAACACACGCTAACAGACATTGCATATTTAATGAATTATTACGACCAAAGTCATATGATTTTAGAATTTAAAAAACACCTAAAATACACCCCGAAAGAGGTGATTAAAATTCTAGGTTAA
- a CDS encoding helix-turn-helix transcriptional regulator: MGLDNKLIFFFSALGAFNSIILSVYFLFFVKSPDKSNYFLGGLLAALSIRVWKSLFFFFNPELSKTYLQIGLSACFFIGPFLYFYIKAKILKPDESIKFLNFQLLFLLLLILSVGILYPYQTNIDLWINYFYYIINFQWLVYIVISTFLLKSVIRKLFSKKETLNYDEIWLVNVFFGVLIIWVAYNTAAYTSYLIGALSFSFIFYLSGLLLYYKRKKEFIVSVKKKKYANVQIKETEANQLLEKIESILINEELFKNPNITMPGLAKKINIRPQLLSQLLNNNLNKSFSQFINEYRIEEAKQLLETKPHLKIETIAEACGFNSNSTFYTAFKKVTNTTPSKYTGK, translated from the coding sequence TTGGGGCTAGACAACAAGTTAATATTCTTCTTTAGTGCTTTAGGAGCTTTTAATAGCATTATACTCAGTGTTTATTTTTTATTTTTTGTCAAATCACCTGACAAGTCAAATTATTTTTTAGGTGGTTTACTTGCAGCCTTGAGTATTCGTGTTTGGAAATCCTTGTTCTTTTTCTTTAACCCTGAGCTTTCTAAAACATACTTGCAAATCGGGTTGTCTGCTTGTTTTTTTATAGGTCCATTTTTATATTTCTACATTAAGGCTAAGATTTTAAAACCTGATGAATCAATTAAGTTTTTAAACTTTCAATTGCTTTTCCTTCTACTCCTTATATTAAGTGTAGGAATTCTATATCCATATCAAACCAATATTGACCTTTGGATTAACTATTTCTACTACATTATTAATTTTCAATGGCTAGTATACATTGTTATTTCTACATTCTTGTTAAAATCTGTCATTCGAAAATTATTCTCCAAAAAAGAGACGTTGAACTATGATGAAATTTGGCTTGTCAATGTCTTCTTCGGCGTTTTAATCATCTGGGTAGCATACAATACAGCTGCCTACACCTCATATCTTATAGGGGCATTATCATTTTCTTTTATTTTTTATTTATCAGGGTTACTGCTTTATTACAAAAGAAAAAAAGAATTCATCGTTTCTGTAAAAAAGAAAAAGTATGCCAATGTTCAAATAAAAGAAACGGAAGCGAATCAGTTATTGGAAAAAATTGAATCCATACTAATCAATGAAGAGCTGTTTAAAAACCCTAACATCACAATGCCCGGTTTGGCTAAAAAGATTAATATCCGACCGCAATTATTATCACAGTTGTTAAATAACAATTTAAACAAAAGTTTTTCTCAATTTATTAATGAATACAGAATTGAAGAAGCAAAACAACTTCTAGAAACAAAACCTCATTTAAAAATTGAAACAATTGCTGAAGCTTGTGGGTTTAATTCGAACAGCACATTCTATACTGCATTTAAAAAAGTTACTAATACCACCCCTTCTAAATACACCGGCAAATAA